In the genome of Hyphobacterium sp. CCMP332, one region contains:
- a CDS encoding acyl-CoA thioesterase yields the protein MTLITSKIAMAKDLGMHGNLFGGNMLSWIDEAAATLASRIVQTASLVTLKMEEVVFKKAVKQGFQILIYGEVHKIGSTSITLSIEARKHNVYSGEEDVVCSTKITFVKIDEHGSAIPISPHIRKKWENGEI from the coding sequence ATGACATTAATCACATCTAAAATTGCAATGGCAAAGGACCTCGGTATGCATGGCAATTTATTTGGAGGAAATATGCTTTCATGGATAGATGAAGCAGCCGCTACATTGGCTTCAAGGATTGTGCAAACCGCAAGTCTTGTGACGCTTAAAATGGAAGAAGTAGTTTTTAAAAAAGCTGTTAAACAGGGTTTTCAGATTTTAATTTATGGTGAGGTACATAAGATTGGAAGCACTTCAATTACCCTTTCCATTGAAGCTCGCAAGCACAATGTTTATTCAGGAGAAGAGGATGTAGTTTGTTCTACTAAAATAACTTTTGTTAAAATAGACGAACACGGTTCTGCAATACCGATATCACCTCATATTCGTAAAAAATGGGAAAATGGGGAAATTTAG
- a CDS encoding 2,3,4,5-tetrahydropyridine-2,6-dicarboxylate N-succinyltransferase, with amino-acid sequence MMELQKLIETAWDNRELLKEDETIAGIEKAIEMLDKGEIRVAEPEGEDWKVNEWVKKAVILYFPIRKMETLESGIFEFHDKIPLKKNFAELGIRVVPHALARYGAYVSKGVVMMPSYVNIGAFVDEGTMVDTWATVGSCAQIGKNVHLSGGVGIGGVLEPLQASPVIIEDGAFIGSRCIVVEGVRIGKEAVLGANVSLTKSSKIIDVTKSTPTIYKGFVPPRSVVIPGTTVKKFPAGEFNVPAALIIGKRNAGTDLKTSLNQALRENDIAV; translated from the coding sequence ATTATGGAATTACAAAAACTAATTGAAACGGCCTGGGACAATAGAGAACTTCTCAAAGAAGATGAAACGATTGCTGGCATAGAAAAAGCAATTGAAATGCTCGATAAAGGCGAAATTCGTGTGGCAGAACCAGAGGGCGAGGACTGGAAGGTCAATGAGTGGGTAAAGAAAGCAGTTATCCTCTATTTTCCAATTCGCAAAATGGAAACCCTGGAATCAGGAATTTTCGAATTCCACGACAAGATTCCATTAAAGAAAAATTTTGCAGAATTAGGAATTCGGGTTGTACCTCATGCACTCGCCAGATACGGTGCTTATGTATCAAAAGGAGTAGTTATGATGCCTTCGTATGTAAATATTGGTGCCTTTGTGGATGAAGGTACTATGGTAGATACCTGGGCTACGGTGGGAAGTTGTGCGCAGATTGGAAAAAACGTACATCTGAGTGGTGGTGTTGGAATAGGAGGTGTTTTAGAACCTCTTCAGGCTTCACCGGTTATTATAGAGGATGGCGCATTTATAGGTTCAAGGTGTATAGTGGTAGAAGGTGTGCGCATAGGAAAGGAAGCGGTTTTAGGTGCAAATGTAAGCCTTACTAAAAGCTCTAAAATTATCGATGTCACAAAGTCAACACCTACTATCTACAAAGGCTTTGTTCCACCGCGATCTGTAGTCATTCCGGGTACCACAGTTAAAAAGTTTCCCGCAGGGGAATTCAATGTTCCTGCGGCCTTGATAATTGGTAAGCGAAATGCCGGAACTGATCTGAAAACATCATTAAATCAAGCATTGAGAGAAAACGATATCGCCGTATGA
- a CDS encoding metal-dependent transcriptional regulator, whose translation MKLSLTEENYLKAIFHLSQQGHQAVSTNAIADAMDTKPASVSDMLRKLSNKKLINYKKYQGVKINTEGQEAAIRVIRKHRLWEVFLVDKLKFNWDEVHEVAEQLEHIRSPLLIKRLDEFLGQPKFDPHGDPIPDDSGSFPELQKFPLSELKPGEMASVVGLGETSSVFLKYLDKIHIKLGVKVKVIEIVEFDNSYEVSINNHSPIIISAQIAQNLMVNY comes from the coding sequence ATGAAACTCAGTCTTACAGAAGAGAATTATCTCAAGGCCATTTTTCATTTGTCACAGCAGGGGCATCAGGCTGTGAGCACCAATGCAATAGCCGATGCCATGGACACAAAGCCGGCATCTGTAAGTGACATGCTGAGAAAACTTTCAAATAAAAAGCTGATCAATTACAAAAAATACCAGGGTGTAAAAATAAATACCGAAGGCCAGGAGGCCGCCATAAGAGTGATAAGAAAACATCGGCTTTGGGAAGTGTTTTTGGTTGATAAATTAAAATTTAATTGGGATGAAGTTCATGAAGTAGCTGAGCAATTGGAACACATCCGTTCTCCTCTATTGATAAAAAGACTGGACGAGTTTTTGGGTCAGCCAAAATTTGATCCTCATGGCGATCCCATTCCCGATGATTCGGGTTCATTCCCTGAACTTCAAAAATTTCCCTTGTCTGAACTGAAACCCGGAGAAATGGCTTCAGTAGTGGGATTGGGAGAAACTTCTAGTGTTTTCCTCAAATACCTGGACAAGATTCATATTAAACTTGGAGTGAAAGTCAAGGTAATTGAGATCGTCGAATTTGACAATTCATATGAAGTCAGCATCAATAATCACAGCCCAATAATTATTTCAGCACAAATAGCACAAAATCTAATGGTAAATTATTGA
- a CDS encoding zinc ABC transporter substrate-binding protein: MRKNLMFYVLLLLITIACTSTNSSEKQGKVRIVATTGIIGDALINLLDTNAEITSLMGPGVDPHLYKATQGDLQRLNNADIVVYNGLHLEGKMVEILERLKERKTVYSMEEMLDKDDFIQAEGFSGNYDPHIWFDVSLWSKAVYNLGGHLADTLHFSNEILNNRDNYVLQLKYLHNAVKDSINSIPHKNKVLVTAHDAFEYFGRAYNIEVRGLQGISTLSEAGIKDITKLVNFLVENKIPAVFVETSVSRRSIDAVVEGCMRKGHPLKIGGYLYSDALGQAGSPEGSYIGTVRANVKIIVEALK; encoded by the coding sequence ATGAGAAAAAATTTGATGTTTTATGTGTTATTGCTGCTTATCACAATAGCCTGTACTTCGACAAATTCCTCTGAAAAGCAGGGAAAAGTCCGTATTGTGGCCACAACCGGAATTATCGGTGATGCGCTTATCAATTTACTCGATACCAATGCTGAAATTACAAGTTTAATGGGCCCGGGTGTCGATCCACATTTGTACAAAGCGACTCAGGGCGATTTGCAAAGATTAAACAATGCGGATATTGTAGTTTATAACGGACTGCATCTCGAGGGTAAAATGGTTGAAATTCTTGAACGATTAAAAGAAAGAAAGACTGTTTACTCAATGGAAGAAATGCTTGATAAAGATGATTTTATTCAGGCAGAAGGATTTTCAGGAAATTATGACCCCCATATTTGGTTTGATGTGTCGCTTTGGTCGAAGGCAGTTTATAATTTGGGTGGCCATTTGGCAGACACACTGCATTTTAGCAATGAAATCCTGAACAATCGCGATAATTATGTCCTCCAATTAAAATATTTACACAATGCTGTAAAAGATTCTATCAATTCAATTCCACATAAAAATAAAGTTCTTGTTACCGCTCATGATGCATTTGAATATTTTGGCCGTGCCTATAATATTGAGGTACGTGGATTACAGGGAATATCCACATTGAGTGAAGCCGGAATAAAAGATATTACTAAACTCGTAAATTTTCTTGTGGAGAATAAAATTCCCGCCGTTTTTGTTGAAACATCTGTATCGCGACGGTCTATTGATGCTGTGGTAGAAGGCTGTATGCGAAAAGGACACCCTCTCAAAATTGGCGGCTATCTTTATTCAGATGCCCTGGGTCAAGCCGGAAGTCCGGAAGGAAGCTATATAGGCACAGTGAGAGCCAATGTGAAAATAATAGTTGAAGCTTTGAAATAA
- a CDS encoding ABC transporter ATP-binding protein, whose translation MIIQAQNPILEVHDLTVSYDRKPVLWGVDFSVPKGQIIGILGPNGSGKSTLLKSIMGLIPISSGYIKIFDKDIDDVRKKVSYVPQRESVDWDFPASVFDVVLMGRYGHLGLLKRPRKADREIAQIALEKVGMQNYATRQISQLSGGQQQRVFLARAIAQDADIYFMDEPFAGVDAATESAIIELLRNMVKNGKTLVVVHHDLQSVAEYFDWLILLNLRLVASGPISKTFNVKNLTDTYGGKLTILSSLTDIMKKQDFPSRES comes from the coding sequence ATGATTATACAAGCACAAAATCCAATTCTTGAAGTCCATGACTTAACCGTCAGCTACGATCGCAAACCCGTACTCTGGGGGGTTGACTTTTCTGTTCCGAAAGGACAAATAATTGGAATTCTTGGACCCAACGGTTCGGGTAAATCCACCTTGTTAAAATCCATTATGGGTCTCATTCCAATCAGCAGTGGTTACATAAAAATATTTGATAAAGACATCGATGATGTAAGGAAAAAAGTGAGTTATGTTCCACAAAGAGAATCGGTTGACTGGGATTTTCCTGCTTCAGTTTTTGATGTTGTGCTGATGGGTCGCTATGGACATCTTGGTCTTTTGAAAAGACCGCGCAAGGCCGACAGGGAAATTGCTCAAATTGCTTTGGAAAAAGTAGGCATGCAAAACTATGCAACAAGACAAATTTCTCAGCTTTCGGGCGGCCAACAGCAAAGAGTGTTTCTAGCGAGAGCCATAGCACAGGATGCTGACATTTATTTTATGGATGAACCCTTTGCCGGCGTAGACGCTGCTACAGAAAGTGCCATCATTGAATTGTTGAGAAATATGGTGAAAAACGGAAAGACTCTGGTCGTTGTGCACCATGACCTCCAGTCTGTTGCCGAATATTTTGACTGGTTGATCTTGCTTAATCTAAGACTAGTTGCTTCAGGACCAATTTCTAAAACTTTCAATGTTAAAAATCTGACAGATACATATGGCGGTAAACTGACAATTTTAAGTTCCCTTACCGATATCATGAAAAAACAGGATTTCCCATCCAGAGAATCTTAA
- a CDS encoding L-lactate dehydrogenase yields the protein MNDVSIGIIGMGWVGTGVASSILHKGICRELLLNDARKEIAEGEAMDFNHGSPFYSSAEVRAVEIEEMLNCKAIVITAGRGGKPDESRLDLLKENIKIVKNISAKLKGFKGILIIVANPVDILTYFYQKYTKLPPGQVIGTGTMLDTARLREMIGKKLALEPKSVHAQVIGEHGDSEVVLWSRAMIGGIPLREWKDWNSEYESEIGERVRRAAYEIIKRKGATNHAIGLVTATLLKWILRGEKRIINLSTLISGPYGINDIAISLPSMVSNKGVIDVLELKMTDSESKALQKSVRVISDAINSVKMF from the coding sequence ATGAATGATGTCTCAATTGGGATAATAGGAATGGGTTGGGTTGGCACCGGTGTTGCGAGTTCTATTTTACACAAGGGAATATGCCGTGAATTGTTATTAAACGATGCGCGCAAAGAAATTGCCGAAGGCGAGGCGATGGATTTTAATCACGGTTCTCCATTTTACTCTTCCGCTGAAGTTAGGGCCGTAGAAATAGAAGAGATGTTAAATTGCAAGGCCATCGTAATTACTGCAGGACGTGGAGGAAAGCCCGATGAGAGTCGTCTTGACCTGTTAAAAGAAAACATAAAAATTGTTAAAAACATATCGGCAAAACTCAAAGGATTCAAAGGTATTCTAATTATAGTGGCCAATCCCGTAGACATCCTAACTTACTTTTATCAAAAATATACTAAACTTCCACCCGGACAGGTCATCGGTACAGGAACCATGCTCGATACTGCAAGGTTAAGAGAAATGATTGGTAAAAAATTGGCTTTGGAACCCAAAAGTGTCCATGCTCAGGTCATTGGAGAGCACGGTGATTCAGAAGTTGTTCTTTGGTCGAGAGCAATGATTGGTGGAATTCCTCTACGCGAATGGAAAGATTGGAATAGCGAATATGAATCCGAGATTGGTGAAAGAGTGCGAAGGGCTGCCTATGAAATCATCAAACGCAAGGGTGCCACAAACCACGCCATAGGCCTTGTTACTGCTACACTTTTAAAATGGATTTTAAGAGGCGAAAAAAGGATCATAAACCTTTCAACACTTATTTCCGGACCATATGGGATAAATGATATAGCCATATCTCTTCCTTCCATGGTATCAAATAAAGGCGTAATCGACGTATTAGAATTAAAAATGACCGATTCGGAATCGAAGGCACTTCAAAAAAGTGTAAGAGTCATTTCTGATGCTATAAATTCGGTGAAAATGTTTTAA
- a CDS encoding amidinotransferase — protein MMVRPASFGSNPETLQNNAFQKSDVIDSKKIQREALIQFDDMFNKLRENNFDLLVLDEPLGDALPDTIFPNNWFSTHQRREIILYPMFSALRRKERRPEFIEAISDSSNYNLLLDLSQKEKNGVFLEGTGSVVFDHNSRLAFCCESPRSNESLFFELVEHLNYRGFYFKAIDKNGVPIYHSNVMMAVGVRKTVVCLDAIDKNDRDQMIALLKEGRKDIISITLEQMHQYAGNLLLAKNDDNQAFWLMSKTAFDCLDQSQIDSLKEDGEILYFNIPVIEKYGGGSVRCMLAELF, from the coding sequence ATGATGGTACGGCCTGCTTCTTTCGGATCAAATCCGGAGACCCTTCAGAACAATGCATTTCAAAAAAGTGATGTGATTGATTCAAAAAAAATACAAAGGGAAGCTTTGATTCAATTTGACGATATGTTTAATAAACTCCGGGAAAACAACTTTGACCTGTTAGTTCTTGACGAGCCTTTGGGGGATGCCTTACCGGATACAATTTTTCCCAACAACTGGTTCAGTACGCATCAACGCAGGGAGATCATTTTATACCCGATGTTTTCAGCATTGAGGAGAAAAGAACGACGACCAGAATTTATAGAAGCCATTAGCGATTCTTCAAATTATAATTTGTTATTGGACCTGAGTCAAAAAGAGAAGAATGGGGTTTTTCTTGAGGGAACGGGCAGCGTGGTATTTGATCATAATTCTCGGTTGGCATTTTGCTGTGAATCGCCTAGAAGTAATGAATCGCTCTTTTTTGAATTGGTCGAACATTTAAATTATAGGGGATTCTATTTTAAGGCTATTGATAAAAATGGTGTCCCAATCTATCATAGCAATGTAATGATGGCCGTAGGCGTTAGGAAAACGGTGGTCTGCTTAGATGCCATTGATAAAAACGATCGGGATCAAATGATTGCTTTGTTAAAAGAAGGCCGTAAAGACATTATTTCAATTACATTGGAACAAATGCATCAGTATGCAGGCAATCTATTACTGGCCAAAAATGATGATAATCAGGCTTTTTGGTTGATGTCAAAAACGGCTTTTGACTGTCTTGATCAAAGCCAAATAGATTCCTTAAAAGAAGATGGTGAAATTCTCTATTTCAACATTCCAGTAATTGAGAAATACGGTGGTGGTAGTGTTCGCTGTATGCTCGCTGAATTGTTTTAA
- a CDS encoding PhoH family protein, protein MPGSKKPKKIFVLDTSVILYDHDSINNFEENDIAIPITVLEELDNFKKGSDTKNYSAREFIRRIDELAANHHLSDWISLNGPTKGRLKVLMKGDSKDRTRNIFTENKADHKILSAALGLQEEQPDCRVILVTKDINLRVKAKSLDLPAEDYETGKIKEVSDLYTGKKVVEGMDQKLINKLYRNSRIDWREFFDEEPIKNQYFIIKSDNNSILAYYNGQDQNIHKIGKKTVYGIQAKNAEQTFAIHAILQQDIRLVSLTGVAGTGKTLVALASVLEQRKNFNQIYLSRPIVPLSNKDIGFLPGDIKSKINPYMEPLWDNLKFIQSHFKEKEKEFIAINEMLNTEKLVVNALAYIRGRSISNIGFIIDEAQNLTPHEIKTIITRAGENTKIIFTGDIRQIDTPYLDAQSNGLSYLIDRMKDQDLYAHITLEKGERSELANLANELL, encoded by the coding sequence ATGCCTGGGAGCAAAAAGCCTAAGAAAATATTTGTTCTTGATACTTCAGTGATCTTATACGATCACGATTCAATTAACAATTTTGAAGAAAACGATATTGCCATTCCAATTACAGTTCTCGAAGAACTCGATAATTTTAAAAAAGGCAGTGACACAAAGAATTATTCAGCAAGGGAATTCATCAGAAGGATTGATGAGCTGGCTGCCAACCATCACCTAAGCGACTGGATTTCGCTCAATGGGCCTACAAAAGGAAGATTAAAGGTCCTGATGAAGGGTGACTCCAAAGACAGGACACGCAATATTTTCACGGAGAACAAAGCGGATCACAAAATTCTGAGTGCAGCACTTGGTCTTCAGGAAGAACAACCTGATTGCAGAGTAATACTGGTGACCAAGGATATTAACCTGCGCGTGAAAGCCAAATCGCTGGATCTTCCAGCTGAGGATTACGAAACCGGAAAAATTAAAGAAGTTTCAGATCTCTACACTGGAAAAAAGGTAGTTGAAGGAATGGATCAAAAGCTGATCAATAAGCTATACAGAAACTCCAGGATAGATTGGCGCGAATTTTTTGACGAAGAGCCAATAAAAAATCAATACTTTATTATCAAGAGCGATAATAATTCAATATTGGCTTATTACAATGGGCAGGATCAAAACATTCATAAGATCGGTAAAAAAACCGTTTACGGAATTCAGGCCAAAAATGCAGAACAGACTTTTGCCATTCACGCCATTCTCCAACAAGACATTCGATTGGTTTCCCTGACAGGTGTTGCGGGTACTGGAAAAACATTGGTGGCATTGGCATCAGTATTGGAACAAAGAAAAAATTTCAATCAGATCTATTTGTCAAGGCCAATTGTTCCCCTTAGCAATAAGGACATAGGCTTTTTGCCCGGAGATATTAAAAGTAAGATAAACCCCTATATGGAGCCGCTTTGGGATAATCTCAAGTTTATCCAGAGTCATTTTAAAGAAAAAGAAAAAGAATTTATCGCCATCAATGAAATGCTGAATACGGAAAAGCTGGTGGTCAATGCTTTAGCTTATATCCGGGGCAGGAGTATTTCCAATATTGGATTTATAATCGACGAAGCTCAAAACCTGACGCCGCATGAAATCAAAACCATCATTACGCGGGCCGGGGAAAATACAAAGATCATTTTTACAGGAGATATCAGACAAATTGATACCCCTTATCTGGATGCCCAGTCCAATGGCCTTTCGTATTTGATAGACAGGATGAAAGATCAGGATCTTTATGCACACATTACTCTTGAAAAAGGTGAAAGATCCGAATTAGCGAATCTCGCCAATGAATTGCTTTGA
- the ggt gene encoding gamma-glutamyltransferase — protein MANRFLSVISVIFLFFSCTQEAPNQAKSTSKVFKNAAIVSAHPLASNIGIEVLKSGGNAFDAAVAVHFALAVVFPYAGNLGGGGFAVFIDSSGNAGTLDFREKAPLKADRNMYLDSLGNVIPDLSTRGALAVGVPGSVKGIWELHNKYGKKDWSELIKPSIKLAQNGWILSYHATFYMNKYMADIVKTNKRINYLTKKENWKEGDSLRNEKLAATLQLIANKGEKVFYEGEIADSIIATMNDYRGIISKEDLQKYQPKWREAIKGEYKGYEVYSMPPPSSGGWALISLLKMAEKYPFKEWGRWDFRTINTICEIEKRVYADRSKYLGDADFHPVPLNELLSDEYLEMRSADIETDKATTSTNISPGLELVYENEETTHFSIVDKDGNAVSITTTLNSPYGSKLLVNGCGFLLNNEMNDFSIKPGFPNNYGLIGGEANAIIPEKRMLSSMTPTILTKNNKPFLIIGTPGGSTIITSVFQNILNVIDFGYSMQESVEFPRFHHQWLPDSLFYEEGFFNFADSLELVKTGQNLRQRIPIGRVDAILLNSDGFWECGADPRRDDYANGY, from the coding sequence ATGGCAAATCGATTTTTATCGGTTATCAGTGTAATATTTCTGTTTTTTTCCTGTACGCAGGAAGCACCAAATCAAGCTAAAAGCACATCAAAAGTTTTTAAGAATGCCGCAATTGTAAGTGCCCATCCTTTGGCCAGCAATATCGGAATTGAGGTTCTAAAATCGGGAGGCAATGCCTTTGATGCCGCGGTAGCCGTACATTTTGCTCTTGCCGTTGTTTTCCCATATGCCGGCAATTTAGGTGGAGGTGGTTTTGCCGTTTTTATCGACAGCAGCGGAAATGCAGGTACATTGGATTTTAGAGAAAAGGCCCCATTAAAAGCAGATCGCAATATGTATCTTGATTCGTTGGGAAATGTAATTCCGGATTTAAGCACAAGGGGTGCCTTAGCAGTTGGAGTGCCCGGTTCGGTGAAAGGTATTTGGGAATTGCATAATAAATACGGGAAAAAAGACTGGAGCGAGCTTATAAAGCCTTCTATAAAATTGGCGCAAAATGGTTGGATACTTAGCTACCATGCCACATTCTACATGAATAAATACATGGCTGATATTGTCAAAACCAATAAAAGAATCAATTATTTAACTAAGAAAGAAAACTGGAAAGAAGGAGATTCTTTACGCAATGAAAAACTAGCTGCCACATTGCAACTAATTGCCAATAAAGGTGAAAAGGTCTTTTACGAAGGAGAAATCGCCGACTCCATAATTGCCACAATGAATGACTATAGGGGGATCATTTCGAAAGAGGATCTGCAAAAATACCAACCGAAATGGCGGGAAGCCATAAAGGGCGAATACAAAGGTTATGAGGTTTATTCTATGCCCCCTCCGAGCAGTGGTGGATGGGCGCTCATAAGTTTGCTCAAAATGGCAGAAAAATATCCCTTTAAAGAATGGGGACGATGGGATTTCAGAACGATCAATACCATTTGTGAAATAGAAAAGCGTGTTTATGCAGACCGTTCGAAATACCTTGGTGATGCGGATTTTCATCCTGTACCTCTTAATGAATTATTAAGCGATGAATATCTGGAAATGAGATCGGCAGATATTGAAACAGACAAAGCTACAACTTCGACAAATATTAGTCCCGGTTTGGAATTGGTTTATGAAAACGAGGAAACAACTCATTTTTCAATTGTAGACAAAGATGGCAATGCTGTTTCGATTACCACCACGCTAAACAGTCCTTACGGTAGCAAACTTTTGGTCAATGGATGTGGATTTTTGCTCAATAATGAAATGAATGACTTTTCTATAAAACCGGGCTTTCCAAACAATTATGGGCTGATTGGTGGTGAAGCCAACGCCATAATACCCGAAAAGAGAATGTTGAGCTCTATGACACCAACAATTCTTACAAAAAACAATAAACCCTTTTTGATCATAGGCACTCCCGGTGGTTCTACCATAATTACCTCTGTATTTCAAAATATTTTAAATGTTATAGACTTTGGTTATAGCATGCAGGAATCTGTAGAATTTCCGCGCTTTCATCATCAATGGCTACCCGATAGCCTATTTTACGAGGAGGGCTTTTTTAATTTTGCAGACAGCCTTGAATTGGTCAAAACCGGCCAAAACCTAAGACAGAGAATCCCCATTGGCAGAGTTGATGCTATATTGTTAAATTCAGATGGATTTTGGGAATGCGGAGCTGATCCGAGAAGAGACGATTATGCCAATGGCTACTGA
- a CDS encoding aspartate aminotransferase family protein has product MATDKNLVSKYFHEFVAQTSPLPFEISVDRAEGSYIWDSEGKKYLDFISGIAVNNLGHRHPKIIEALKEQIEKHLFVMVYGEFSIKSQANLAVKLCQLLPDPIDNVYFTSTGTEAVEGALKLAKRYTGRHKIISFKKSYHGSTHGSLSVSGNEYKKFAFRPLLPEVYQIEFNKIDELDLIDNQTACVIMETVQGDAGLRIPNLCFIQALREKCSECGALLILDEIQVGMGRTGKLFAFEHYGIIPDIIVMGKALGAGLPLGAFAASKNIMSSLTKDPALGHITTFGGNPLSCAASLAFLECLMDEKILDSVEEKGKQLESFLYHPEIVEVRRIGLFFAVEFKDKETVNKIVLKCRDRGLLSFWFLSCPNAFRLSPPLNISSKEMKKGGEIIRNCIKEVLRN; this is encoded by the coding sequence ATGGCTACTGATAAAAACTTAGTTTCAAAGTATTTTCACGAGTTTGTCGCACAAACAAGTCCTCTGCCCTTTGAAATTTCGGTTGACCGTGCCGAGGGAAGCTATATCTGGGACAGCGAGGGTAAAAAATATTTGGATTTTATCTCAGGGATAGCGGTTAATAATCTTGGCCATCGACATCCGAAAATAATAGAGGCCCTCAAAGAGCAAATTGAGAAACACCTTTTCGTCATGGTCTATGGTGAATTTTCGATTAAAAGTCAGGCAAATTTGGCGGTAAAGTTATGCCAACTGCTACCCGACCCTATCGATAATGTCTATTTTACCTCTACCGGCACAGAAGCAGTAGAAGGAGCACTCAAGCTGGCTAAAAGATACACCGGAAGACATAAAATCATTTCATTTAAAAAATCCTACCATGGAAGCACACATGGTTCTTTGTCGGTATCCGGCAATGAATACAAAAAATTCGCATTCAGGCCACTTCTTCCTGAGGTATACCAAATAGAGTTTAATAAAATAGACGAGCTCGATTTAATCGATAATCAAACAGCCTGTGTGATCATGGAAACCGTTCAGGGCGATGCAGGATTGCGAATTCCTAATTTGTGTTTTATACAGGCACTTAGAGAAAAATGCAGCGAATGCGGTGCTTTACTCATTCTCGATGAAATTCAAGTGGGAATGGGAAGAACAGGAAAACTATTTGCTTTTGAACATTACGGAATAATTCCTGATATCATAGTTATGGGAAAAGCATTAGGCGCAGGATTGCCACTTGGTGCCTTTGCTGCATCCAAAAATATCATGTCATCATTAACTAAGGATCCTGCACTGGGTCATATCACGACTTTCGGTGGGAATCCACTTAGCTGTGCTGCATCACTGGCATTTCTCGAATGCCTAATGGATGAAAAAATCCTCGATTCAGTTGAAGAAAAAGGAAAACAACTGGAATCCTTTCTTTACCATCCGGAAATTGTGGAAGTACGTAGAATTGGGTTATTTTTTGCTGTTGAATTTAAAGACAAGGAAACGGTCAATAAAATAGTGCTAAAATGCCGTGACAGAGGTCTTCTTAGCTTTTGGTTTTTATCCTGTCCAAATGCCTTCAGACTTTCACCACCTTTAAATATTTCTTCCAAAGAAATGAAAAAAGGAGGTGAAATAATCAGAAATTGTATTAAAGAAGTTTTGCGAAATTAG
- a CDS encoding TraB/GumN family protein: MKSVIKSISVLILALIVFFSKGIAQEVYNENALLWEISGKDLENPSYVFAILKFIPAEDFVFHSNAAKAFDACGILATETHLDHHAKHELNKAAHLEHGKTLKDYLSEEYYEKLEKLFTEKLGVSKMKFDLVYRKFKPIMLSTTITRLALNHPMKYYEPELLIKAHEKNMVSMGLETVEREVEALESFKLEDQIIALKHTLDNLDQQKQDYNAVVKSFQEGNLHKVLEFTMHPVENNKEFRQNFIIDRNKEWIPKMVEYMHMAPTFFAVGATHVADESGILHLLEEEGYIVKPIKD; this comes from the coding sequence ATGAAATCTGTAATTAAAAGTATTTCGGTTTTAATTCTTGCACTAATTGTTTTCTTTTCGAAAGGAATTGCCCAGGAGGTATACAATGAAAATGCACTCCTTTGGGAAATATCAGGCAAAGATCTTGAAAATCCATCTTATGTTTTTGCCATTCTAAAATTTATCCCTGCTGAAGATTTTGTTTTTCACAGTAATGCTGCCAAAGCATTTGACGCATGCGGAATTTTGGCTACAGAAACGCATTTAGACCATCATGCCAAACACGAATTGAACAAGGCTGCGCATCTTGAACATGGAAAAACGCTAAAGGACTACCTGAGTGAAGAATACTATGAAAAACTTGAAAAGTTATTTACTGAGAAACTTGGTGTTTCTAAAATGAAATTCGATTTGGTTTACAGAAAGTTTAAGCCCATCATGCTTTCTACAACCATCACGCGATTGGCACTTAACCACCCTATGAAATATTATGAACCCGAATTGTTGATAAAAGCACATGAAAAAAACATGGTTTCCATGGGGCTTGAAACAGTTGAAAGGGAAGTAGAGGCATTGGAGAGTTTTAAACTCGAAGATCAAATTATTGCTCTTAAACATACCCTTGATAATTTGGATCAGCAAAAACAAGACTATAACGCGGTAGTAAAGTCATTTCAGGAAGGTAATCTGCACAAGGTATTGGAGTTTACCATGCACCCTGTAGAAAACAATAAAGAATTTCGCCAAAATTTTATTATTGACAGAAATAAAGAATGGATTCCGAAAATGGTAGAGTACATGCACATGGCCCCAACCTTTTTCGCCGTAGGAGCAACTCATGTCGCTGACGAATCGGGTATTCTTCATTTGCTGGAAGAAGAAGGATATATCGTTAAGCCTATTAAGGACTAA